The nucleotide window CTTACCAGAAATAAACGGTGTCTTAAATCCTAAAGCAATATCATGGCATGCCTGACACGCCTGCACCAAAGAGCCTAGACGATCGGGCTTTTCGGGGTTTCCCCAGGTGAAGTTGTCAAGCAACGCGATTCTGCGTCCGCCCACAGCTGTGTTGTTCCTAACTGCTTCATCAATATTCGATGCTGCCATCCAATATGCGCTGATTCTGCCATAGTTTGGGTTGATCCCGCATGAAACAACTATGCCTCTCCAAGAGTTGTCCAATGGCTTGATTACTGCTGCGTCGTTTGGACCAGCATACGTGCCCTGAAGCGGTTTGATGGCAGTGTTGCCCTTCACTTCGTGGTCATAGCTGCGCACAACTGCCTCTTTGCTGGCAATATTGGGCGCCGACAAAAGCCTCAGAATAACATTCCCTACGTCACTTGGCTCTCTGAAAGTTGGTTCACTCTGGAATTCAATGGTTAGGTTAGCCTTCCTTTTTGCTGTAGGCGGTTCAAATAGAAAATCTATGTCTATCTCGGCAACTCGTCGGCCTTCATAACTTATGATGAGCACAGGTGACTGCGTAAATCTGCCAATCGGCGCAGCCTCAACGTCCTCACGCTCAAAGACTGATAAAACTTCTCGGAGATTTCGTGGCGGAATCGCCAACAGCATTCTTTCTTGGGACTCGGAGATGTAGATCTCCCACGGCGCCAAACCTGCATACTTCAGTGGAACCTTATCGAGCTCAACAATTGCGCCACAGCCTGCTGCAAGAGCACGTTCGCCAACAGCTGAGGATAAGCCTCCTCCACCAAGGTCTGTTATTCCTGAACCTAGTCCACGATCGCGGACTTCGAGCACTGCCCTTTTCAACTTCTCCTCTTCAATCGGATTAGCTATCTGGACCGCTGGACGCGAGATCTCTTCCGACTTCTCAGTCAACTCAGCTGAGGCAAATGTGACCCCGTGAATGCCATCGCGGCCAGTCTTGCCGCCGACTAACAGAATTATGTCGTTTGGTTTTATGTTTCGTACATGCTTAGCCTTTGGAAGAATGCCGAAGCAGCCGCAGTATACCACAACATTGCCTGTGTAGCTCTCGTCGAAGTAGATGGCTCCATTGACTGTTGGGATGCCCATGTTGTTACTGTATGCGCCTATGCCAGCGACGACACCGCTGTAAACATACTTCGGATGCTTGATTCCATACGGCAGCTTGTCATAATCATAGCCCAATGGTCCAAAACCGAGAACGTCAGTGCAAGCTATTGGATCCGCCCAAACGCCCAAGATATCCCTTATGACGCCACCTACACCTGTTGCTGCCCCGCCGAAAGGTTCGACGGCAGACGGATGGTTGTGTGTTTCAACCTTGGCTGCAACCGCGAATCCCTTGTCAAAGTCAACTATGCCTGCATTGTCTTCAAAAACCGAGACGCACCAAGGTGGATCGATTTTCTCCGTGACTTTGGCGATGTAGGTTCTGAACAGGCTTTTGATTCTCTTTCGACCTGCAATTATTTCGCCTTTGAAGGTTTTGTGGAAGCAATGTTCTGACCAAGTTTGCCCAATAGTCTGCAGCTCGACATCTGTAGGACTTCGCCTTTTCTGAACAAAGTATTTCCTGACTTTCTTCATTTCCTCTAAGTTTAGACCGATAGCAAGTTCCCTACTGACCTGGTGCAGTTGTTTTTCGCTAGCGTCTTTCAATGGGATTTCATGAAGCGGAAAAGGCAAAGGGCGCTTTTTGTACAAGCTGGTCTTCATCAAGCTTCCTCTATCTCAAAACGATAGCTGTCCTTTACAGGATTTGCCAGCAGTCGCTTGCACATTTCGTCAACGGTCTTTCTGGCTTCAACTTGGTTTCTAGCCTCGAATACAATCTCATAGACCTTGCTGACGCCAACTCTGGAGACCTTGTAGTTCAACTCCACCAACGATTGCTTCGTTGTTTCGCCTTCCGGGTCAGAGTGGCCTGGTTTAAGTCTAACCTCAACTCTAGCACGGAATTTCATACGGAGAATCTCATATACAAGTAT belongs to Candidatus Bathyarchaeia archaeon and includes:
- the purL gene encoding phosphoribosylformylglycinamidine synthase subunit PurL, translated to MKTSLYKKRPLPFPLHEIPLKDASEKQLHQVSRELAIGLNLEEMKKVRKYFVQKRRSPTDVELQTIGQTWSEHCFHKTFKGEIIAGRKRIKSLFRTYIAKVTEKIDPPWCVSVFEDNAGIVDFDKGFAVAAKVETHNHPSAVEPFGGAATGVGGVIRDILGVWADPIACTDVLGFGPLGYDYDKLPYGIKHPKYVYSGVVAGIGAYSNNMGIPTVNGAIYFDESYTGNVVVYCGCFGILPKAKHVRNIKPNDIILLVGGKTGRDGIHGVTFASAELTEKSEEISRPAVQIANPIEEEKLKRAVLEVRDRGLGSGITDLGGGGLSSAVGERALAAGCGAIVELDKVPLKYAGLAPWEIYISESQERMLLAIPPRNLREVLSVFEREDVEAAPIGRFTQSPVLIISYEGRRVAEIDIDFLFEPPTAKRKANLTIEFQSEPTFREPSDVGNVILRLLSAPNIASKEAVVRSYDHEVKGNTAIKPLQGTYAGPNDAAVIKPLDNSWRGIVVSCGINPNYGRISAYWMAASNIDEAVRNNTAVGGRRIALLDNFTWGNPEKPDRLGSLVQACQACHDIALGFKTPFISGKDSLYNESPLGSVTPTLLITAVGIVPDVRKAVTMDLKQPSNSLYLIGSSLPELGGSEYYRLRGFLGKSVPQVNVKTAKQAVESVVKAIDAGFIRACHDLSEGGLAIAAAEMAFTGNYGVELFLKNVPKPRSLIRNDLILFSESNSRFLVEVDANHEGDFEELMKGKSCELIGRVKKESKFTVYSTNSRMIVGTDLATLRKAWKTAFGAVAYET
- the purS gene encoding phosphoribosylformylglycinamidine synthase subunit PurS, with product MKFRARVEVRLKPGHSDPEGETTKQSLVELNYKVSRVGVSKVYEIVFEARNQVEARKTVDEMCKRLLANPVKDSYRFEIEEA